From Solibacillus isronensis, the proteins below share one genomic window:
- a CDS encoding oligopeptide/dipeptide ABC transporter ATP-binding protein encodes MTKINKEKLIEVKNIDIVFGQGKKQFKAVDNVSFDIYKGETFGLVGESGSGKTTIGRAIMRINPITNGEILFHGKPINGRISSAWDREITQKIQMIFQDPGASLNERAKVDYIVSEGLINNKRYSNEQERIDKVKKALLEVGLLPEFASRFPHEFSGGQRQRIGIARALVMEPEFIVADEPISALDVSIRAQVLNLLSSLQEHRELTYLFIAHDLSIVRFITDRTAVIYKGKIVELGETEKLFNNPLHPYTKALLAAVPEPNPLKERRKKLQVYDPTVHQYEMDPPEFVEIEEGHFVLANQEEQAQYRTVLAGSGV; translated from the coding sequence ATGACTAAAATTAATAAAGAAAAACTGATTGAAGTGAAAAATATTGATATCGTTTTTGGACAAGGTAAAAAACAGTTCAAAGCGGTAGATAACGTGAGCTTCGATATATATAAAGGTGAAACATTCGGGCTTGTAGGGGAATCCGGTTCCGGGAAAACGACAATCGGCCGTGCGATTATGCGTATTAACCCGATAACAAACGGAGAAATTCTATTCCATGGAAAACCGATTAATGGCCGTATTTCCAGTGCATGGGACCGTGAGATTACACAAAAGATTCAAATGATTTTCCAGGACCCGGGCGCATCTTTGAATGAACGGGCAAAGGTTGACTATATTGTTTCGGAAGGCCTGATCAATAATAAAAGGTACAGCAATGAACAGGAGCGGATCGATAAAGTAAAAAAAGCATTACTGGAAGTCGGGCTGCTGCCGGAATTTGCTTCACGTTTCCCGCATGAATTTTCAGGCGGGCAGCGTCAACGGATCGGCATTGCCAGAGCGCTAGTCATGGAACCGGAATTTATCGTAGCGGATGAACCAATCTCTGCACTGGACGTTTCGATTCGAGCTCAAGTCTTGAACTTATTGTCCAGCTTACAGGAACATCGTGAGTTAACGTATTTATTTATCGCCCATGACTTGTCGATTGTCCGCTTTATTACAGATCGGACGGCGGTCATTTATAAGGGGAAAATCGTTGAACTGGGTGAAACGGAAAAGCTGTTCAACAATCCGCTGCATCCTTACACGAAAGCATTACTGGCAGCCGTTCCAGAACCGAACCCGCTAAAAGAGCGCAGAAAAAAGCTGCAAGTGTACGATCCAACTGTTCATCAGTATGAAATGGATCCACCTGAATTTGTTGAAATTGAAGAAGGACATTTCGTATTGGCCAATCAAGAAGAGCAGGCACAGTATCGGACGGTGCTTGCCGGAAGTGGAGTGTAG
- a CDS encoding S66 peptidase family protein has product MAMIIPRSLKKGDTVALISASGATPEHRIERAIQAVEKLGFRVVVGETCRARHGYFGGSDELRAKELNDMFRNPEIDGIFCIRGGYGATRILPMLDLKMIKENPKVFAGYSDVTALHIVFNQQCGFVTYHTPMPSTEFIRPEMDDYTWGYFINSVTNTEWNDYFLENANGQKMNTVVPGIATGELAGGNLTLVAASLGTPYEVDLKGKILFLEDIDENVQRIDRMLTQLSLSGKLQQLSGILLGGWTDCGPMDLNNAENNLSLDMVFEEILVPLNIPILKDVTCGHVLPTMSLPLGKTVTIDATNKSIRVVG; this is encoded by the coding sequence ATGGCAATGATAATTCCAAGGTCACTGAAAAAAGGCGATACTGTAGCATTAATTAGCGCATCCGGAGCAACACCCGAACATCGTATCGAACGTGCTATCCAGGCAGTGGAGAAGTTGGGTTTCCGTGTTGTTGTGGGGGAAACGTGCAGAGCGCGACACGGTTATTTTGGAGGCAGTGATGAGCTGAGGGCAAAAGAATTAAATGACATGTTCCGGAATCCTGAAATTGACGGTATTTTTTGTATTCGTGGAGGCTATGGGGCGACACGTATTTTACCAATGCTTGATCTGAAGATGATTAAAGAAAACCCGAAAGTATTTGCTGGCTATAGTGATGTGACAGCACTGCATATTGTTTTCAATCAGCAATGCGGTTTTGTAACGTACCATACACCGATGCCATCAACTGAATTTATTCGTCCTGAAATGGATGACTATACATGGGGATATTTCATCAACAGTGTGACGAATACTGAGTGGAATGATTATTTCCTGGAAAATGCAAATGGCCAGAAAATGAACACGGTTGTGCCCGGTATTGCTACAGGAGAACTAGCTGGAGGGAATTTAACACTTGTTGCGGCATCTCTTGGGACACCATACGAGGTTGATTTGAAAGGCAAGATTCTTTTTTTGGAAGACATCGATGAAAATGTGCAACGGATCGACCGGATGCTGACACAGCTGTCATTGTCGGGGAAACTTCAGCAGCTGTCAGGTATTTTGCTGGGTGGTTGGACGGATTGTGGACCAATGGATTTAAATAACGCAGAAAATAATTTGAGTTTGGATATGGTATTTGAAGAAATTTTAGTACCTTTGAATATTCCAATATTAAAAGATGTAACATGTGGTCATGTGCTGCCGACGATGTCATTGCCGCTTGGTAAAACCGTCACAATCGATGCGACGAATAAATCAATTCGGGTTGTAGGTTAG
- a CDS encoding serine hydrolase, with protein sequence MHEQLNRIIAQSPYKVHVIVEDYNTNDIVWKNRDEEIFGSASIIKVPILIAILAHLQKTNGNMNHVYEIEPENMVEFSVITEQRKTRAKLHELLLWMTITSDNTATNVCIDLLGMDGFNNYFKEIGLHNTRVQRKMMDFERQKLGFDNETTAQDMQHLFRQIYRGTLLTKEWNAVALDILSRQRSNESLKRYIVDDVKMAHKTGGLDTVDHDTGIIFAKERDYFIGVFITEVTDNDKARQMIGTISKIVYDYFTKQEEGID encoded by the coding sequence ATGCATGAACAACTTAATCGTATTATTGCACAGTCCCCATATAAAGTGCATGTCATTGTAGAAGATTACAATACTAACGATATCGTCTGGAAAAATCGGGACGAGGAAATTTTCGGCAGTGCAAGTATAATCAAAGTGCCGATTCTCATTGCTATTTTGGCTCATCTGCAAAAAACGAATGGCAATATGAATCACGTTTACGAGATTGAGCCGGAAAACATGGTCGAGTTCAGTGTGATTACTGAGCAGAGAAAAACTCGAGCTAAACTGCACGAGCTATTACTTTGGATGACGATTACGAGTGACAATACAGCAACAAACGTATGTATCGATCTATTAGGCATGGATGGATTCAATAACTATTTTAAAGAAATCGGCTTACATAATACTCGGGTCCAGCGGAAAATGATGGATTTTGAACGTCAAAAGCTTGGCTTTGATAATGAAACAACAGCGCAGGATATGCAGCACCTTTTCCGGCAAATATATAGAGGTACGCTACTAACAAAAGAGTGGAATGCCGTTGCACTCGATATTTTAAGCAGGCAGCGCAGTAATGAATCACTCAAACGCTATATCGTAGATGATGTGAAAATGGCGCATAAAACAGGCGGTCTCGATACGGTCGACCATGACACTGGAATTATTTTTGCAAAAGAACGCGATTATTTTATCGGAGTTTTCATTACAGAAGTGACCGACAATGACAAAGCGAGACAAATGATTGGTACTATTTCTAAAATCGTCTATGACTATTTTACAAAACAGGAGGAGGGAATCGATTGA
- a CDS encoding C40 family peptidase, which produces MNAVVKMKIASLHAAPDRHSELIDEALYGMPVEVQEEIDENWVKIRTFYRYEGYTLKSNLYLGSEPTANWVYEANDVVIQSFADVLKVPKIQSENIITLTRGAFIKVVLEAGLDPTWAKVQLVTGEEGYVRAAWIQDRIKVYTTNEEVFRKQVVETAFRYIGTPYRWGGKTPIGIDCSGLVSMAYMLNGAYIYRDAKIEEGFPLRKIEGDNLKPGDLIFFPGHVAMYIGKDEYIHSSLGGNEVNVNSLNLQHENYREDLATTITEYGSIF; this is translated from the coding sequence TTGAATGCCGTTGTGAAAATGAAAATTGCGAGTTTACATGCAGCACCGGACCGACATTCTGAGTTAATCGATGAAGCGTTGTACGGGATGCCAGTCGAAGTACAAGAAGAAATTGATGAAAATTGGGTCAAAATACGAACGTTTTACCGTTACGAAGGCTACACACTAAAATCCAACTTGTATCTCGGAAGTGAACCTACTGCAAACTGGGTATATGAAGCGAATGATGTCGTAATACAAAGCTTTGCCGATGTCCTTAAAGTACCAAAAATACAAAGTGAAAACATTATCACATTGACACGAGGCGCCTTTATTAAAGTGGTACTGGAAGCAGGTCTTGATCCTACATGGGCAAAAGTGCAGCTTGTTACAGGGGAAGAAGGGTATGTACGGGCAGCCTGGATTCAGGATCGTATTAAAGTATATACGACAAATGAAGAAGTATTTCGCAAGCAAGTCGTGGAAACAGCTTTTCGCTATATAGGGACACCATACCGATGGGGTGGAAAGACGCCTATAGGTATTGACTGTTCAGGTCTTGTATCAATGGCGTATATGCTGAACGGTGCTTACATTTACCGTGACGCGAAAATAGAGGAAGGTTTCCCATTAAGGAAAATAGAAGGCGACAACTTAAAGCCGGGAGATCTGATTTTCTTCCCTGGCCATGTAGCGATGTATATTGGAAAAGACGAGTATATCCATTCCTCTCTAGGCGGGAACGAGGTCAATGTGAATAGCCTGAACTTGCAGCATGAGAATTACCGTGAAGACTTGGCCACAACGATTACGGAGTACGGCAGTATTTTTTAA